A region from the Leptospira ellinghausenii genome encodes:
- a CDS encoding potassium-transporting ATPase subunit C — protein MKSKETHQWEITIRFLFISILFLGFLYPFAITGIGSLLFPKQAKGSLIESNGQMIGTELFARKETSQSLFRYRPSAVSYSTLPSGASNLSPSSLDLKALAEERKNELTEIGIDPIQCQELLYTSGSGLDPHITIECALEQTKYLSKVTGVSLDSIKSLVWQHVESPMFGFIGRGRVNVTNLNFAWKQMHHE, from the coding sequence ATGAAATCAAAAGAAACACACCAATGGGAAATCACAATTCGATTTCTTTTTATATCTATCTTATTCCTCGGTTTTTTATATCCATTTGCTATTACAGGAATCGGTAGTTTACTTTTTCCTAAACAAGCGAAAGGTAGTTTAATCGAATCAAATGGTCAAATGATTGGAACGGAACTTTTTGCAAGAAAGGAAACATCACAGTCTTTGTTTCGATACCGTCCAAGTGCCGTGTCATATTCCACTCTTCCGAGTGGTGCATCAAATTTAAGTCCTTCCAGTTTGGATTTAAAAGCATTGGCGGAAGAGAGAAAAAATGAATTAACAGAGATCGGAATTGATCCAATCCAATGCCAAGAACTTTTATATACTTCTGGATCTGGATTAGATCCACATATCACAATTGAGTGTGCCTTAGAACAAACAAAATACTTAAGCAAAGTGACAGGAGTCAGTTTGGATTCTATCAAATCATTGGTATGGCAACATGTTGAATCACCTATGTTTGGATTTATCGGGCGAGGTCGAGTCAATGTGACTAATTTAAATTTTGCTTGGAAACAGATGCACCATGAATGA
- a CDS encoding response regulator transcription factor, with amino-acid sequence MNYDLILLVDDDSAIRKMLRIALEAKGYQIIEAISKKDTIESIALHSPKLVLLDLQLPDGNGLEVIQEVRTFSDVPFIVLSVMNSEEDKIALLDAGADDYITKPFSMGELLARIRTAFRRLPSEETPINWENENLIIDFANHQVFKHNQTIKLTPTEFQILTYLVKNSGKIITHEILIKTIWGEMAQNEMNSLRVHITQLRKKIEDTPNQPEWITTVPGVGYRWTN; translated from the coding sequence ATGAATTATGATTTAATCCTTTTGGTAGATGATGATAGTGCAATTCGCAAAATGTTAAGAATTGCACTTGAAGCAAAAGGTTATCAGATCATAGAAGCAATTTCTAAAAAAGATACAATCGAATCTATTGCTTTGCACTCTCCAAAATTGGTTTTACTCGACTTACAATTACCTGACGGAAATGGATTGGAGGTAATCCAAGAAGTTCGTACCTTTTCCGATGTTCCTTTTATTGTGTTGTCAGTAATGAATTCGGAGGAAGACAAAATTGCCTTACTTGATGCAGGAGCAGATGATTATATCACAAAACCATTTAGTATGGGGGAACTCCTTGCCAGGATTCGTACCGCATTTCGTAGGTTACCTTCGGAAGAAACTCCGATAAATTGGGAAAATGAAAACTTAATCATTGATTTTGCTAACCACCAAGTGTTCAAACATAATCAAACCATCAAATTAACACCAACTGAATTTCAAATCTTGACATACCTTGTAAAAAATTCAGGAAAAATTATCACACATGAAATCCTAATTAAAACCATATGGGGAGAAATGGCACAAAATGAGATGAATTCACTTCGTGTTCATATTACCCAACTGCGTAAAAAAATCGAAGACACACCTAACCAACCAGAATGGATCACAACCGTTCCAGGTGTTGGTTACCGTTGGACAAATTAG
- a CDS encoding sensor histidine kinase codes for MNEGKRPEDFLSLANQSEPNKSGTLKVYFGMSPGVGKTYAMLTEAHHLKQDGEDVKIGIVETHGRADTKALVDGLEKIPLRNIEYRGKVWEEMDVETILKEKPSYVLVDELAHTNIPGSVNNKRYQDVLLLLDAGINVLSTVNVQHLESQVDSIEKILQSPVKETIPDSILERADELVLIDIIPDELLKRLSEGRVYVPDKIVQAKENFFRKENLTYLRELSLTYTAKYVEKRMPQGRERIMVAISASPHSKTLLRNAKRLSLERNSELYAFFSESEETKDSESAFAIRSHIRLAKELGAEVVHSFESDPVVGIVSAVYEKRIHRLVMGGSRKRGIFPLFQKNITEKILNQLRDVEVIIIPYNDDRNFHFDFYKKLIPSSSLRQYVAIFVLTSFVTVINLFFISYIGYWTVSILYLFYVALLGMFFSRGPVLLAAILSASFWNFLFIPPLYTFYISKLEDALMFIIFMLIALINGGLTARLKKNETKLRSREEKLSILYELAQNLSKTSTSKEIIETGDSFFKRIFPFPVKLHFYQSGEFIPRISDQKDLAVASWTIKNGKPAGRYTDTLSLSNATFYPLVSPGGITGVISVKASFEPSLEMEILLNTVANQVALALDRDALSEDAKKNYLIKESEKLYNLVFNSLSHELKTPLTSIRGSASALLDPDIESNPKARRALLEEIQESSLVLNLLLGNLLDISRIESGYLALKKEKVYPSDIIHDAISYLGKNKLNHTIITNLNQNDMVMDLDRVLFSHAVFNLLYNGCMYTPVGSTIWVSIHKLDEETLRWVVEDNGNGLPIDSSRIFQKFYRGESSGKIGTGLGLAITKSIVELHGGQIEAVNRKEGGAKFVIDIPL; via the coding sequence ATGAATGAAGGCAAACGTCCTGAAGATTTTTTGTCTCTGGCAAATCAGTCAGAGCCAAACAAATCTGGAACTTTAAAAGTATACTTCGGAATGTCTCCTGGCGTAGGCAAAACCTATGCGATGTTAACGGAAGCTCACCATCTAAAACAAGATGGTGAAGATGTTAAAATTGGCATCGTAGAAACACATGGAAGGGCAGACACAAAAGCATTGGTTGATGGACTGGAAAAAATACCACTCAGAAACATTGAATACCGTGGAAAAGTTTGGGAGGAAATGGATGTTGAAACGATCCTAAAGGAAAAACCAAGTTATGTGTTGGTTGATGAATTAGCCCATACTAATATTCCTGGATCAGTCAATAACAAACGATACCAGGATGTTCTTTTACTCTTAGATGCTGGAATCAATGTTTTGTCTACTGTGAATGTTCAACATTTAGAAAGCCAAGTTGATTCGATCGAAAAAATTCTGCAAAGTCCCGTCAAAGAAACGATTCCGGATAGTATTTTGGAGAGAGCAGACGAACTCGTGTTAATCGATATTATCCCTGACGAATTGTTGAAAAGACTTTCTGAGGGAAGAGTTTATGTTCCTGATAAAATTGTACAAGCCAAAGAGAATTTTTTTCGAAAAGAAAATCTAACTTATCTCAGAGAATTATCACTTACCTATACAGCAAAGTATGTTGAAAAGAGAATGCCGCAGGGTAGAGAAAGGATTATGGTTGCGATCTCTGCAAGCCCTCATTCAAAAACCTTGCTAAGGAATGCAAAACGATTGTCTTTAGAGAGGAATTCCGAATTGTATGCTTTTTTTTCTGAAAGTGAGGAAACAAAAGACTCTGAATCTGCCTTTGCCATTCGTTCCCATATCCGCCTAGCAAAAGAACTCGGTGCAGAAGTGGTGCATTCATTTGAATCAGATCCTGTAGTGGGAATTGTCTCTGCCGTATATGAAAAAAGAATCCATCGTTTGGTGATGGGAGGATCGAGAAAACGTGGAATTTTTCCTTTGTTCCAGAAAAACATTACAGAAAAAATTTTAAACCAACTTCGAGATGTAGAAGTGATCATCATTCCCTACAATGATGATCGTAATTTTCATTTTGATTTTTATAAAAAATTAATTCCTTCTTCTAGTTTACGCCAATACGTTGCTATCTTTGTATTAACATCTTTTGTTACTGTCATTAACTTATTTTTTATTTCTTATATAGGATACTGGACCGTTTCTATTTTATATTTATTCTATGTGGCTCTTCTTGGAATGTTTTTTAGCAGAGGTCCAGTCTTACTTGCAGCCATTTTATCTGCAAGTTTTTGGAATTTTTTGTTCATTCCGCCTCTGTACACTTTTTATATTTCTAAATTAGAAGATGCCTTGATGTTTATCATATTTATGTTGATTGCTCTCATCAATGGTGGTTTAACGGCAAGATTGAAAAAAAATGAAACCAAACTTAGGTCTCGTGAAGAAAAATTATCAATCTTATATGAATTAGCACAAAACTTATCTAAAACATCTACATCCAAAGAAATCATTGAAACAGGAGATTCCTTTTTTAAACGTATCTTTCCATTTCCAGTGAAATTACATTTTTACCAATCGGGCGAATTTATTCCTCGTATTTCAGATCAAAAAGATTTAGCAGTTGCCTCTTGGACGATTAAAAACGGAAAACCTGCGGGTAGATATACTGATACTTTGTCACTCTCAAATGCAACCTTTTATCCTTTGGTGTCCCCAGGTGGTATAACAGGTGTCATCAGCGTGAAAGCGAGTTTTGAGCCAAGTTTGGAAATGGAAATTTTATTAAATACTGTTGCTAACCAAGTTGCTTTGGCCCTCGACCGAGATGCTCTTTCAGAAGATGCGAAAAAAAACTATTTGATCAAAGAATCTGAAAAATTATACAATTTAGTTTTCAATTCTCTTTCTCATGAATTGAAAACACCTCTAACGTCTATTAGAGGATCTGCTTCTGCCTTATTAGATCCCGATATCGAATCTAATCCGAAAGCAAGGCGAGCTTTACTTGAGGAAATCCAAGAAAGTTCACTTGTTCTAAATTTACTATTGGGGAATTTATTAGATATAAGTCGTATCGAATCGGGTTATTTGGCCTTAAAAAAAGAAAAAGTTTACCCATCAGATATCATTCATGATGCTATTTCTTACCTTGGCAAAAACAAATTGAATCATACGATTATAACAAATTTAAATCAGAATGATATGGTTATGGATTTAGACCGTGTCTTATTTTCCCATGCAGTCTTTAATTTATTATACAACGGTTGTATGTATACACCAGTGGGATCAACTATTTGGGTTTCTATTCATAAATTGGATGAAGAAACATTACGTTGGGTTGTGGAGGATAACGGAAATGGATTACCTATTGATTCTTCTAGGATTTTCCAGAAGTTTTATCGAGGTGAATCGTCGGGTAAAATTGGCACTGGTCTTGGACTTGCCATTACCAAATCCATTGTAGAATTACATGGTGGTCAAATTGAAGCAGTGAACCGAAAGGAAGGTGGTGCAAAGTTTGTCATTGACATTCCACTATAG
- a CDS encoding porin: MLNQLTIHFCLSNISQVKSIVKFVLILFGFCLLFSPIQSEEIKKAEEETKSDTKQKTITIPSSFQFGGFIDSYYAYNRNLPKDTERNYTTQAVRNGEFNINLAYIDAKVEEKNYRGRIAFQWGTSVNANYAAEVTTEKYSNQASVKNIQEAYTGFKLGKDTWIDMGIFFGNIGYESWISHNNVNYTRAFALDYVPYYSSGVRLSHQFTDKLSGQIHILNGWQNITDNNKDKSFGSQIKYIFNQYFTLTLNQFAGNEAPNFERKQMRYYNNTILEWNVTDRLKLVGQFDVGAQKAKQSFEYAPWLGMFDPSLGEYRETASNAYRQWYHGTIWASFLLTPEYRLSFRVERFYDPLQVLATTGTRNGFMTNGYTTTFDILSFDPGLLRLEYVYRRSADSIFANRDAQTSKKEDLVIVAFSMKF, from the coding sequence ATGTTGAATCAACTCACAATTCATTTTTGCCTTTCAAACATTTCACAAGTGAAATCAATTGTAAAATTTGTTTTAATACTTTTTGGTTTTTGCCTCTTGTTTTCTCCGATCCAATCAGAGGAAATCAAAAAAGCTGAAGAAGAAACCAAATCTGATACAAAACAAAAAACAATAACCATTCCTAGTTCTTTTCAATTTGGTGGATTTATTGATTCGTATTATGCATACAACCGAAATCTTCCCAAAGATACCGAAAGAAACTACACAACACAAGCCGTACGAAATGGGGAGTTTAATATCAACTTAGCCTATATCGATGCGAAAGTAGAAGAAAAAAATTACCGAGGACGAATAGCGTTTCAATGGGGAACTTCAGTAAACGCGAATTATGCGGCTGAAGTGACGACTGAAAAATACTCAAATCAGGCTTCTGTTAAGAATATCCAAGAAGCCTATACTGGTTTCAAACTTGGGAAAGATACTTGGATTGACATGGGGATTTTTTTTGGTAATATCGGGTATGAGTCTTGGATTTCACATAATAATGTAAACTACACAAGAGCGTTTGCCTTAGATTATGTACCTTACTATTCTTCCGGGGTTCGTTTGTCTCACCAATTTACTGACAAGTTGAGTGGACAGATACATATCTTAAACGGTTGGCAAAATATCACAGATAATAATAAAGACAAATCGTTTGGGAGCCAGATAAAATATATATTCAATCAATATTTTACTCTTACACTCAATCAATTCGCAGGGAATGAAGCACCTAACTTCGAAAGAAAACAGATGCGTTACTACAATAATACAATTTTGGAGTGGAATGTTACTGATCGATTGAAACTTGTAGGTCAATTTGATGTAGGTGCCCAGAAAGCAAAACAAAGTTTTGAATATGCACCATGGTTGGGAATGTTTGATCCTAGTTTAGGGGAATACCGTGAAACTGCTTCGAATGCTTACCGCCAATGGTACCACGGAACAATCTGGGCAAGTTTTTTATTAACTCCAGAATATCGATTGAGTTTTCGAGTGGAAAGGTTTTATGATCCTTTGCAAGTGTTAGCCACCACTGGAACAAGGAATGGATTTATGACCAATGGTTACACCACTACTTTTGATATCTTAAGTTTTGATCCAGGTTTATTACGATTGGAATATGTTTATCGACGTTCTGCCGATTCCATATTTGCAAACCGAGATGCGCAAACTTCAAAAAAAGAAGACTTGGTCATTGTAGCGTTTTCAATGAAATTTTAG